GCGTCGATCGCGAATGGACGGCTTCGGCGGGTCGCAGCCAAGGCCTCGCGTAGAATCTCGATATGGTCGACGAGCAGGGTTTGCCGCCGGTCCAGCAGGTTGACCGTAAAGAACCAACATCCGCCCGGAATGAACGCACGACGATAGTTCGGCATGAGGCACAGGATAGCACGGACGTTCGCTTTGTGGCGAGACGGCGGATTACGCCTTCGGCTAATCCGCCCTACGAATACCACGATGACGAAATCACTCGTCCTCGAACTCGTCTTCCTCGTTGACCTTGCTGCCCGCTCTGCGCGGATGCGGCAGCGGCTTCTTGCCGCCGAGCGATCCCGTGACGAAGGTTTCGCGCGAGGCGTAAGGGTTGCGTCCGCCGGCACGGGCCGCGATCTCTTCGCCCGACACCGCTGCCGGCTGGCAGATGATGCGGCGCGAGGCGCGGCGCATCAGGTCCACGTGAATGTGATCGTAGTGGTAGACGTTGGAGCCCGGCGCCAGCACGGTGTTGAACTGTTGGCAGGCGGCGCCCTGGACGTCGCGCAGAAAGCCCTGCTCCTCCGGCATGCCCTTCCAGCCGTCCTTCACCGTGATGCGGCGGCCGTCGGCGAGTACGAAGGCCGCGATGTCGAGCGCGTTGCCGAAGGCGTGCTCGGAAATATGCGCATACGCATTGCCGTTCATGCCGCGGCAGGAATAGGCGGAGATCTGCTTGATCTCGACCACGCGCACGCCGAACCAGCGCTGCGCCGCGGGCTGCACGGAATCGGCGAGCCAGCGGTCGAGCGCCGAGACGATCGGACAGGCCAGCGTCGCCGCAGGCTTGATCGCCACCGGACCGACCGTGTTGACGGCATTGCCTTGCGCGGGTCCGAGCCGCGGCGGAGCCGACGCCGGTGCCTGCGAATAGGGCGCCGAATAGCGATCGCGTGACGGATAGGTCGGCGCATTCCGGTAAGGCGCCTGTCCAGGTGCGGCTTCGGCCGGCAGGTCGATTTCGTCGTCCTGTGGCGCGACACCGGGCGCCGACAAAGAGATCGGCCCGTTCGACGGCGGCGCATAGTTCGGTTGGCGCAGCGCCGAATCCGAATAGCCGCCTTGATAATTTCCTTGAGGTGCCGTCGCAGCCGGCGCCGGCGAGATCGGCCAGCGCGGCTGATTGCCGATGGCACCGGGCGGCCGCAGATCGTCGGCAAAACCGAAGCTGGCTGACGCCTCGCCGAGGGCGGCCACCTTGAGCGGGAATTCGGCACCGCAGACGCCGGGACCCGAAATCGGATCGATCCGGACCAGTTCCGGGCTTTCCTTGACCGCGCCGGATTTCAGGCATGCGACCTCGGCCTCGGCCCGCCACGGTTCACGTTCCGCGGACTGAAAGAACCCGCGCCCGCAACCCGCTAGCGATACAAGGACGAAGGAGCCGACGAGATACAAACGAACTCCGCGCGTCATCGGCGCACGTTCGACGAATTTATTTAAGGACTCTTCAACGCGTTGATTTTACGAATTTTTTACCACGTTGCCGGGGACGGGCGGCCGTGGAGATCTCGGGAGCGACAGCAACACTGACTTTTTGCGTCGGGAACGCTTTGTTAGCGTTATGCGTTATGTGCGAGC
The Bradyrhizobium sp. KBS0727 genome window above contains:
- a CDS encoding extensin family protein translates to MTRGVRLYLVGSFVLVSLAGCGRGFFQSAEREPWRAEAEVACLKSGAVKESPELVRIDPISGPGVCGAEFPLKVAALGEASASFGFADDLRPPGAIGNQPRWPISPAPAATAPQGNYQGGYSDSALRQPNYAPPSNGPISLSAPGVAPQDDEIDLPAEAAPGQAPYRNAPTYPSRDRYSAPYSQAPASAPPRLGPAQGNAVNTVGPVAIKPAATLACPIVSALDRWLADSVQPAAQRWFGVRVVEIKQISAYSCRGMNGNAYAHISEHAFGNALDIAAFVLADGRRITVKDGWKGMPEEQGFLRDVQGAACQQFNTVLAPGSNVYHYDHIHVDLMRRASRRIICQPAAVSGEEIAARAGGRNPYASRETFVTGSLGGKKPLPHPRRAGSKVNEEDEFEDE